A segment of the Lycium ferocissimum isolate CSIRO_LF1 chromosome 5, AGI_CSIRO_Lferr_CH_V1, whole genome shotgun sequence genome:
TAatgatttttttcattctaCCCTTAGTAGAATTCTGTCATTAAtgaagatgacacataaatataGTATACATTTAATGGAAAAAGATTATTacgtagacataaataagggtaaagttagtcaaatattactaattaataattcctccgtcccataataagtgtcaccttagccaaaaacacgcatattaagaaatcaataatgcaatgtgaagtttactaaattgcccctatataataaaaatagattATTTTTTCAGTAGTAATCATTTTGACATTGGGAATTCAACAATATCAAGTTACTATGTAGCTTTTCCAATCATAATCTAGATGTGACTTTAACTTGTCATtttttgtctaagggtagagttgaaaaaaactagtcaagttatgttttgatttcctaaggtgacacttattgtggaacaaatttttttggttaaggtggcacttattatgggacggaggaaatattttttttagggaCATGTACAACAAaaaaacgataaataatttgagatggagggagtaatcaATTTGCAATTAACAACTAATATCAGTATCGAAATTGTCAGTATTAATCAAcaccttaaaaaaataaaaaataaaaaactgattGCTTCTTGCAtcaatttttgaaaagcacCCTTATCTAAAGCACACGTAAAGGTCCGAATTCTACAATGGACTTTTGGTTCTTGAGTCAATCTTCTCAGTTATGCTGtagccctttctttctcatcatGTCATCACTTTAAGTGACAAAGCAATGTCTTTTAATAACACTGAAAATGATTTTGTTTTACTTACTGTTTGGCTCAGAGAACAAACTGTTATACAAAGTTGATGCTAGCTTGGATCCAGAACATAAAAGAAATTGCAGAATGGACATAATTTCTAGGCTTAATATATAAGTACACCATTAACATCACAGAAAATGGAAAAGTTCAAGTTACAGCAGAATTGTAGTTCTCTATTATGCATTCTGAGGTGAATTAGTGTCAAATGAGTTTTGTTCCTCACCTTGCCAAGTCCATACAATTTCTTTCAATGCAGGTCTTATATCCTGCTCCATCATCTTCTTGTACTCTATCGTATCTCCGTTCGATTTCTTCACCTCaacaaagtgaaaatttggagtaACCTCAAAGATTTCTGCATCGATCGTCAACACCCCTTTTCTTCCGTCTTTACATCCTTCCAACTTTAATACCCCTCCATCCTTTTTCATCACCTTCAACTTTAAACGCTTAGCTACATCCTCTAGCTTTGAGATGATTGTTTTCGTCGGTTGCTTTGATGTAAATATTACTTCcctctttttgtttctttcttcaaaCAAACCAGACAAGTCAAAGCCACTTGAGAAAGAGATAATATCAAATGCATTCAAGTGTGCTGGCTTTTGCTCATCTGTTTTCTCACAAACACTAAAAATTGCATCATCAGTTGCTGCCTCTTCAGCTTTTATAGGTTTGATCAGCTGCAACCCTTTCTTGAACCAAGAATTCTCCATTATCTTGGAAATGGAAATTCTTGTGTTAGGATTTGGATCTAATATTTTCGATATTAGCCTACGAGCATCAGGAGGGAACCAGTTAGGACATTTGAACTCAGCCTTACCAATCTTTTTGTACATCTTCACTAGATTTGAATCAAGGAAAGGGAGATATCCGGCCAAAAGTGCATATAATATAACCCCACATGACCAAATATCAGCTTTAGCACCATCATAGCCCTTCCTGTTTATCACTTCTGGTGCAACATAAGCTGGTGTCCCACATGAAGTATGAAGTAAACCGTCTTGGCGTTTAGATTCTACTAGGGCACTCAATCCAAAATCCGAAATCTTTAGATTCCCATTTTCGTCGAGCAATAGATTTTCTGGTTTTAGGTCTCTGTGATAAACACCTCTACTATGACAGAAATCAATAGCACTAATCAATTGCTGAAAACACTTCCTTGCAATATCTTCTTTTAACTTCCCTTTAGCCACTTTGTTAAATAGTTCTCCTCCTTTGACATATTCCATTACACAATAAATCTTCTTTTTGGTTGCCATCACCTCGTAGAGCTGCACGATATTAGAATGCCTAACCAATCTCATGACTGAAATCTCGCGTTTGATTTGATCAATCATCCTAACTTTTACAATCTTCTCCTTATCGATCATCTTAATGGCTACGTTCATGCTAGTTTTGAGGTCTCTTGCATGATAGACCTTAGCAAAAGTGCCTTGGCCTAACAATTTCCCTATCTCATACCTTTCCATTAGTATACTCACCTTACTCTCCATCTCTCAGCTTCAACAAGCCCGAGTAATTAAACTAGCTATGAAACGCAATATTTTTACATAAGATGCAAGATATATCAAGAATTGAATAACTCAACCATCTTCACTGAGATGATGATAAGATA
Coding sequences within it:
- the LOC132056879 gene encoding CBL-interacting protein kinase 18-like gives rise to the protein MESKVSILMERYEIGKLLGQGTFAKVYHARDLKTSMNVAIKMIDKEKIVKVRMIDQIKREISVMRLVRHSNIVQLYEVMATKKKIYCVMEYVKGGELFNKVAKGKLKEDIARKCFQQLISAIDFCHSRGVYHRDLKPENLLLDENGNLKISDFGLSALVESKRQDGLLHTSCGTPAYVAPEVINRKGYDGAKADIWSCGVILYALLAGYLPFLDSNLVKMYKKIGKAEFKCPNWFPPDARRLISKILDPNPNTRISISKIMENSWFKKGLQLIKPIKAEEAATDDAIFSVCEKTDEQKPAHLNAFDIISFSSGFDLSGLFEERNKKREVIFTSKQPTKTIISKLEDVAKRLKLKVMKKDGGVLKLEGCKDGRKGVLTIDAEIFEVTPNFHFVEVKKSNGDTIEYKKMMEQDIRPALKEIVWTWQGEEQNSFDTNSPQNA